The nucleotide sequence GTGATCCTATCGGGACTCGGTCTCAACCACTCGATCCTAAACGTCGTGCTGATCCAGATGCTTCTCAGCTTTATAGCCTATTTCAGTCCTAGCCCCGGAGCGAGCGGGGTGGCCGAAGGGGGCAGTTATCTGCTGATGTCGAGCATCATCCCGAACTCGGCCATGAGGGGGGCGTATACGCTTTTGTGGCGTTTCTTCACGAATTACATGGGAGTTACCGTAGGCGGATTGCTTTTCATGTATGCCCTCAACTCCGGCAAGAAACGCTTTCAAAAGCCGAGGTAAAACGGATCTCTGGTGTATTCCGCCAGATCCTCCATCTGTTTTTGCGTGCCGATGACGATCAACACGTCGCCCAACTTGAATTTTCTGTTGGGAGCAGGGTTATATATGAACTGTTTCGTCTCCCCATCTCGTATGGCTACGATCGTCATGCCGACTTTTACGGGGATGTTCACCTCCGATAGGGCCTTGCCGATAAGCGGTGAACCCCGATGGATGGTGGTCTCCGAGAACCTTGTCACGGTTTGGAGCCTGAGCATCTCATCGAGGAAGCTTATAACGCCTGGCATGAACAGAAAGGAGACCACGCGGCTGACGCCTATCTCCTCCGGAATTATCACCGCATCGGCGCCTGCCCTGATAAGCTTGGGTTTGCTGGTCTCCTCAACCGCCTTGGAGACGACCATAAGATCGGGGTTGAGGCTCTTCGCCGTGATGACCAGAAAGAGATTGTCCCTATCGGCGGAGAGGGCAGCGCATAGCCCTCTGGCGTTTCCGATCTCCGCCTCATGTAGGACATCTTCGTCCGTGGCATCTCCTTCGATGTAGCGAAACTCGCGCGTCTCAAGGAGCTGTTTCAACCTCTCCCCGTTATATTCTATCACGATGAACTCCATCCCCATCTGGATAAGCTCGTCTATCACGTAGATCCCCGTATCCCCTGCTCCGCAGACGATGAAGTGGTTTTTCATGAGAACCACCTCGAGACAAGCTCCGTATCGCCTATGATCTTCCCCAATTTCGATATCTGACCCTTTGATCCTATAACCACAAGCCCATCGCCAGGGAGAAGCGTGAAATCGGGTGATGGATTATATATAATCTCTTTGCCCCTCCTGATGGCGAAGACGGTAAGTCCCGTCTCGGATCTGATCCGCGTTTCCCTCAGCGATTTTCCAATCATGGGGGATCCATCGGGCAGCTTCGCCTCCACCATCTTATAAACGGGATCCGCCCTTATCCCATCCAGGAATTCCACAACGTTAGGTCTGATCAGGATCGAGGCTATCTTGAGCCCTCCCAGGTAATCAGGGATGATCACGTAATCGGCTCCTGATTTACGTATCTTGGCGATGGATTTCGACTCCACAGCCTTCGAGACGATGGTGAGTTTCGGATTGAGCGTTCTGGCCGAAAGGGTCACGAAAAGGTTATCTCTGTCATCGGAAAGGATGGATATAAGCGCTTTGGCTCTTCCGATCCCCGCCATATGCAACACCTCATCGTCTGAAGCGTTTCCCGCTATGTAAAGGAAAGACCTCACCCTCAAAAGCCCTTTGATTCTTTCTTCGTTTTTGTCTATCACGACGAATGGGACTTTCCTAGAAGAGAGGGAATCGATCACGTGCACTCCCGTGCCGCCGGCCCCGCAAACTATATAATGGTCCTTGAGCTTTGAGATCTCCCTCACCATTCTACGCCGTCTCAGCACATCGCTGAGATGTCCCTCAACCACGAATCCGACCAGCGAGCTGGCACCAAATGCGAAGATACCTATTCCGGTTATTATCAGGGTAATGGTGAAGATCTTAGCAGACGTCGATTCTGAGAAG is from Candidatus Poribacteria bacterium and encodes:
- a CDS encoding TrkA family potassium uptake protein: MKNHFIVCGAGDTGIYVIDELIQMGMEFIVIEYNGERLKQLLETREFRYIEGDATDEDVLHEAEIGNARGLCAALSADRDNLFLVITAKSLNPDLMVVSKAVEETSKPKLIRAGADAVIIPEEIGVSRVVSFLFMPGVISFLDEMLRLQTVTRFSETTIHRGSPLIGKALSEVNIPVKVGMTIVAIRDGETKQFIYNPAPNRKFKLGDVLIVIGTQKQMEDLAEYTRDPFYLGF
- a CDS encoding potassium channel protein codes for the protein MQSYRNLVITGLMILLEFFIGSVGYKLIMPDWSWLKSLYMTAITLTTVGYSDYGIFSESTSAKIFTITLIITGIGIFAFGASSLVGFVVEGHLSDVLRRRRMVREISKLKDHYIVCGAGGTGVHVIDSLSSRKVPFVVIDKNEERIKGLLRVRSFLYIAGNASDDEVLHMAGIGRAKALISILSDDRDNLFVTLSARTLNPKLTIVSKAVESKSIAKIRKSGADYVIIPDYLGGLKIASILIRPNVVEFLDGIRADPVYKMVEAKLPDGSPMIGKSLRETRIRSETGLTVFAIRRGKEIIYNPSPDFTLLPGDGLVVIGSKGQISKLGKIIGDTELVSRWFS